ATTGCACGCCTTCGGGCGGTTTATAAAAATCATCTGTATCGGCTTCTGTGATGAACCCGCGCTCCAGGGCCATATTGGTTATTTCTGTCTTTGGAAAATATTTTAAAGAAAACAGGTTAAGGTAGAACGGCTGGGGCAGCTCCAGGATAAGCTTGATGCTTTCAAGCGAATCTTCGAATGTTTCGAACGGGTTATCGAAAATGAAGTCGTATTTCACATTTATGCCGTATTCCTTGAATACTTCCGCCTGTTTCAGGACTTTTTCATTCGGGTAAAACCTTTTGAAGATATCCCTCCTTATCCTCTCGGACCCCGATTGTACTCCGAGCCAGACCCCGTTCAGCATTGCTCCCTTCAACGCTTTTGCCGTCTCCCTTGAGCATGTCCCGGGATAGAAAAAACAGTAAAAAGGCAGGGCAACCTCTTTCAGATACTTGCCGCAAAATTCCTCCAACCATGCCTTGTCCGGGATAAAGACTTCATCCAGGAAATCTATCCTTTCTATTTTCGGGAATCTCGCCTTGATCTCGGACAGTTCCGACAGCACGTGGCTGACGCTCCTGTGCCTCGTCTTAGACCAGTCCCGGTGATAGACCTTGTTTGCCATGTATTCATTGGAGCAATATGTGCATTTATAGGGGCAACCCCTGCTGGCCATGATGCCGTACCGGACATTATTCACAAAAGGCTCTCCCGGGATCAAACTGCCGTCTTCGATGGAATATACGGTCTCATCATTAAAAACCGGTACGGGATTGTTGTTTAGGTCCTTAACCAGAGGCCGCACGCCATTTTTTACCGTAGCCCCGGCTTTATTGACCCATAAATTCTGCAAATGGTCGATCGGCCGGCCGTTGAACAAGCTGTCAACGACCTCGGATATGGTTTCGTCTCCCTCGCCGATACATAACGCATCGCAATATTGTATGGTATGCTCGGGGTTAAGGGATGCCTGCCAGCCCCCTATTATAATGGTAAAATCGCCGAGGCCGCGGATCTTGCTATATATTTTCTTATAAAGCTCAAAGTTCGATGATACCAGGCTGAATGCTATTACATCGGGTTTATAATCTACGACGAAATCCGCAAAGATCTGTAATTCAGTATCTGTCAATTCATTCGGTTCGTGTAAAAACGACTTTTTCAGGTACTCTTGTCCTCTCTGGTTCCTTATGGGGAATTTCTTGATAAAGACCATCCGGGCATCGTAACCTTTATGGTAGACGATCGAATGCAACAGCCTTATATTCAAGGCCTCATCGTTAAACAGCGAGGCGAACAGGACGCGGAATTGTTTTTTATCTTTCATATCCATCTTCGACGTATATGTTCCGTTTTATCTACTTTTGTGATAAAATGTTTCCATTAACAGAATAAATTAACAAGACTTAGACTAGGTATACTGATGAAGATATTATTTATTGCAGAGCCTTTGACCTCACATACCCAAAAGTGGCTGCGTTTTTTGGGCGAAGCGGGACATCAAATTTATGTGTTATCTTATCATAACAGGTATGCCAATACAATTAAAAATGTCTCTGAAATAGCCCATTTTGAGCCCGTCAATAAGAACCCTTTCATTTTCTTAAAATACCTCCTCGAACTTAAAAAGATCGCAAAAAGAATAAAGCCGGATGCGCTGACATGCCACTATGCCCTTGGAACGCCAGGCTTATTAGCGGCGCTCTCCAGTTTCCATCCCCAAATGATAACTATTTTGGGGGGCATAGACATATACGGCCATAGATCTACGAATTGGCTAAGATATTTAATACATAATAAACTAATGGCGAAATTTATCTTCAAAACAAGCGATATGATAATCGTCGGCTGTAAAGACCACAAACAACATTTGCTTGAAAACGGCGTACCCGGCGAAAAAATAGTCGTTATCATGGGCGATATCGGCTTAGGCGTTGACTTAAAGATGTTCAATAACAGGTACGATACCACACAGATAAAAAGAGACCTGGATCTAACGGGTAAATTCGTGGTTTTTTGCCCCAGAAGGCTGGTTGCCTATACCAATGTGGAGCTGCTGGTAAAGTCGATCCCGTTATTAAAGGACAAAATACCCAATATCGTTTTAATGTTGCATACTTATGTCGCAGACGCCAAATATCTGGACTATATCAAAGAGCTTACCCGTAAGACCGGGATTGAAAACAATGTGGTCTTCACGGAAGAAAGGGCTTATGAAGAAATGCCCCTTCTTTATTGCGCCTCGGATTGTACCGTATCTATCTCCTCTTTCGACGGCACGCCCTCAAGCATAGCAGAATCGATGGCCTGCAGAATCCCGGTAATAGCCTATGATATCACTTCTATCCGCGAATGGATAAAAGACGGCCAAAGCGGGATACTCATCAAAAAACTGGATCCGGAAGAGCTATCTAATGCCATTCTCAAGATCTATTCCGATAAAAAGGAGACGGAAAAAATCATTGAAAATGCGGCAAACTTTGTAGAGAAAAATCTGGACATGGAAAAATGCAAAAAAACTCTCCTGGATATATACCAAAAGATAAAGGCCTAATCCTCGGCAACCGGTTTTTTCATGAAATACATAAATCTCCTAAGCGGAGATTGGATCGCGCCCCTGCTTAGCCTCCATTTCTGAAAGTTTATAGAATCCAAATTTTTGAAAAATTTTTCATAGTTACCGGGGATATCTCTTTTAATGCCGCTGACGGCTTTCCAGTCTCCCCCGGATAAGTCTGAAATGCCGGCTATCTGGCCTTTTTTGTTCACGAAATAGACGCCGTTATAGACGTCAAAAACGGCCCACGTACCCCTTAAGTTCACGAACGACAAAGGTTTCCTCCCCTCCCCCGTTTCTGAATATACGTCATAAAAGAAGGAATTGACGTTTGCGTAGTTACAGAGGGTGGTAAAAACGTCCTGGAACTGGTCGTCGACCGCGTATCCCCTTATAATGATATGCCAGACATGATCGTCTATTATGGGTAATTCCTTCGGATTGTCCTTTAAGTTTGCGCGTGTCCATTCAAATATCTTCATCGCCTTATCTTCGTCGCTTTTGGCGCCCGAGACTATCTTCTTCGCCAGGACCCCATAATTATAATGCCTGTCAAAGAAATCCAGTAATTTAAGATATAAAGGCAGCTTGACGGCATGGACTTTATAATTTACTCCCTGCAGGGTCGTGACCTCCAGGTTAAGGAGGAGCGCCGTTACGGCCAAAGCGGCGATACAGCCCAGCAACCCGTATCTGTATTTTTTCATATCGCGGTATCCATGAATTTTTTATGCCACAATTCGAGCATCAAGATCGCCCATAACTGGAATGCGTAATCTTTTTTCCCGGAGGTATGGTCTTCGACCATCCTCTTTATCGCGCCGGGTTTAAAATACCCCCTTTTAAGAGAGGGCGCGGAAAGCACCGTGTCGCATAAGAAACCCTTGAGTTCCCCCCTGAACCATTGCCCGACCGGCATTCCGAACCCCATCTTTCTCCTGCGGATATTCTCTTCCGGAAGCAGCCCTTTGACGGCCTTTCGCAGGATGTATTTCTTTGTGCCCCGCCTGATCTTAAAATCGGAAGGCAGCTTTGCGGCAAACTCGATGAGTTTATGGTCGAGGAACGGAGACCTCGCTTCGAGGGAGTTAGCCATACTGGCTATATCAACCTTGACCAGCAGGTCATCGGGCAGGTACGTCGAGGTATCGGCCAAAAGAAGGCGGTCCAGCAGATCCGGTTTGCCGGGGCGATTTAAGTAAGGTTCCAGGATAGCTAAAGGACCGGATGAACGGGTCTCTTTTAAAAACTCGTCCGAATACAACTCATCCGGGCGGACCTCCCCCAGGATACCGGCCCACCTTAGGTACCTCTCTCCCGCCGGCAGCCCCGCGCTGCCTAAAAATCTCTTTAACCGCCTGAGCGTATCTTTTTGATTGACAGAATCGGGAAGGATGCCCGCTAACCCGCTTATCATGTTTCTTAAGTATATGGGTAATTTTTGCAGGTTTTCCGAGATCAGCATTGCCTGGTATCTCTCGTACCCTCCGAATGCCTCGTCGCCGCCGTCGCCGTTCAAGGCTACCGTCACGAATCGCCTTGTCTCCCGGCAGACGTAATAAGTAGGTATACAGGAGGAGTCGGCATAAGGTTCCCCGTACCTTTCTACCAACAAAGGAAGGATCTCAAGCGCGTTCGGTTTCACGATAAACTCGTGATGTTCCGTCGCGAATTTTCCCGCGACCATCCTTGCGTATTTAAGCTCGTTGTAATCGGATTCCTCAAAACCTATTGAAAAAGTCTTTACTTTAGCGCCGGATACCTGGCTCATCAGGCCTACTACCGCGCTTGAGTCGATTCCTCCGCTTAAGAAAGCCCCCAAAGGCACATCGCTGTATAACCTGATTTTTACCGCTTCTTTGAGCAATCTTAAGACTTCCTCCGAGGCTTCTTCTTCCGAAATATTTATTTTGCCGGAATAATCAACCTGCCAGTACCGTTCCAGGCGGATATTTCCGTCTTTCAATGTCAAGGTATGCGCCGCCGGAAGCTTAAAGACGCCGTTATAGATCGTGAACGGGGCCGGCACATAACCGAAATTCATATAATAATCAACCGCCTTGAGATTTATACTTTTATTGATTAAGCCGCTTGCCAAAATTGATGAAAATTCAGACGCAAAACAAAAAATATTCCCCGATCGGCAATAGAGAAGCGGCTTTTTCCCTACCCTGTCTCTCCCCAAAAAAAGGTTTTTCTTTTTTTCATCCCATACCGCAAATGCAAACATGCCGCGGAGATGCCTTACGCACTCCTCTCCGTAAGTTTCGTAAAGATGTACCATGACCTCGGTGTCTGAATCAGACTTGAATATATGCCCTCTCATTTTCAGTTCATCTTTTAGATCTTTGTAATTATATATCTCTCCGTTAAAGACCAGCTGGACCGACCCGTCCTCATTGCTCATTGGCTGGTGGCCTGCCTGGGACAGATCAATGATGCTTAGTCTCCTATGGCCCAGGGCTACGGAAGGAATCCCGTTGTTCAGATAAATACCCCCGTCATCCGGGCCCCTGTGCCTCAATTCCCTGCACATATCCTTTATCGTCTTTTCTCCCGCAATACCGCTCCCTATATGATCGACGATCCCGCAAACACCGCACATTATATTTGACCCTGCCTGTTTTTCTTATAAGCTTCTTTTAAAACAGCTATAAATTTAGGCGCATTTACCTTAACCGAGTATCTTTCTTCCACCGTCTTTTTCGCTTCAATCCCCATTCTCTTCCTAAGCCCGGAGTCTTCGATCAATAGGGTGAGTTTTTTTAGCCATTGATCTTCGTCAGAAGCCAAGAAACCGTTAACCCCGTCCGCTATTATCTCCTTGTTCATGCCCACCGGAGAGCATACAGAAGGTATTGCCATGCTCATGTACAGGATAGCCTTGAACCCGCATTTTCCTCTTGTCCATTCGTTATCCGGCATGGGCATTATCCCTATATCAAACGTCCTCAATTGGCCTAATTCTTCTTCAAGCGACCATGGCACGCAGATCACGCCCGGAATTTTACCGTTATCGAGATCCCCTCCGACTATCTTAAATTCGATATTGGGAAAGCGCTCCGATAACTTCGCAAATACGCCCGTCATCGGTTTTAAGAAATCCATCGTTGTGACGCTGCCTATCCAGCCAACGACCACTTTTTCCCGGATGTCCCCGGCGGCCGGATAATACTTATCCAGATCGACGGGAGTAGGTATCACGGAAACACACCGGTTATGGCGCAGCGCAAATTCGGCCAGATAGTCGTTTCCTGCTATCACGTAGTCGCTAAGTTCCACTATCTTGGCTATTTTCTGCGGTTTTTTGTATTTTTCTATAAAATTATTCTGAGGGCTGGTAAAAGGCAGGAATATTGCGTCATCAAAATCGAATATTACCGGTTTTCTGACAAAACTCACAACCGATTCGAAGAAACAGCTGCCGAGCGGAAAAGCCTCTCTGTGTACAAAAACGACGTCATACCCCGATAACTGAAATATGTCCAGAAAACGCGAGGCGACCCCTAATAAAAAAAAGAATACCTTTTTAAAATAGTTCCCCTTTTCATATAAAACCTTAAAGGCGGCGCTACTCCAAAAAGGGTGAAGAGCGGCAGATATGCCTTCCTTTTCTAAATAAGGGAGGTATTGCTCTATCCTATACCTGTTGCTTGCGCCCTCGTGCGGATACGGGACCCAGAATAATACTTTCATCTCAGGTCAGCCTTCGGTAGATCATGCTGTATTTATCGATCCCCTGCTCAAGCGAAAAATATTCTTTCGCGGAGGAGACACACTTCTTCCTGAGGCCTTCACTTACAGGTAATAATCCCGATGCCTTCACTGCGGCTTCTTCGATCCCTCCGGGGCCTGAAAGATCGGCGACCACGCCTACGTTTTCCCTGTTTATCACCTCTT
The nucleotide sequence above comes from Candidatus Omnitrophota bacterium. Encoded proteins:
- a CDS encoding radical SAM protein, which encodes MKDKKQFRVLFASLFNDEALNIRLLHSIVYHKGYDARMVFIKKFPIRNQRGQEYLKKSFLHEPNELTDTELQIFADFVVDYKPDVIAFSLVSSNFELYKKIYSKIRGLGDFTIIIGGWQASLNPEHTIQYCDALCIGEGDETISEVVDSLFNGRPIDHLQNLWVNKAGATVKNGVRPLVKDLNNNPVPVFNDETVYSIEDGSLIPGEPFVNNVRYGIMASRGCPYKCTYCSNEYMANKVYHRDWSKTRHRSVSHVLSELSEIKARFPKIERIDFLDEVFIPDKAWLEEFCGKYLKEVALPFYCFFYPGTCSRETAKALKGAMLNGVWLGVQSGSERIRRDIFKRFYPNEKVLKQAEVFKEYGINVKYDFIFDNPFETFEDSLESIKLILELPQPFYLNLFSLKYFPKTEITNMALERGFITEADTDDFYKPPEGVQYYKVNIDGRDNDVSFINRLAMYISFLALEEKVNKKDINEMVDRYYDSRDLGPVTKLLEPYLTA
- a CDS encoding glycosyltransferase family 4 protein gives rise to the protein MKILFIAEPLTSHTQKWLRFLGEAGHQIYVLSYHNRYANTIKNVSEIAHFEPVNKNPFIFLKYLLELKKIAKRIKPDALTCHYALGTPGLLAALSSFHPQMITILGGIDIYGHRSTNWLRYLIHNKLMAKFIFKTSDMIIVGCKDHKQHLLENGVPGEKIVVIMGDIGLGVDLKMFNNRYDTTQIKRDLDLTGKFVVFCPRRLVAYTNVELLVKSIPLLKDKIPNIVLMLHTYVADAKYLDYIKELTRKTGIENNVVFTEERAYEEMPLLYCASDCTVSISSFDGTPSSIAESMACRIPVIAYDITSIREWIKDGQSGILIKKLDPEELSNAILKIYSDKKETEKIIENAANFVEKNLDMEKCKKTLLDIYQKIKA
- the asnB gene encoding asparagine synthase (glutamine-hydrolyzing), which produces MCGVCGIVDHIGSGIAGEKTIKDMCRELRHRGPDDGGIYLNNGIPSVALGHRRLSIIDLSQAGHQPMSNEDGSVQLVFNGEIYNYKDLKDELKMRGHIFKSDSDTEVMVHLYETYGEECVRHLRGMFAFAVWDEKKKNLFLGRDRVGKKPLLYCRSGNIFCFASEFSSILASGLINKSINLKAVDYYMNFGYVPAPFTIYNGVFKLPAAHTLTLKDGNIRLERYWQVDYSGKINISEEEASEEVLRLLKEAVKIRLYSDVPLGAFLSGGIDSSAVVGLMSQVSGAKVKTFSIGFEESDYNELKYARMVAGKFATEHHEFIVKPNALEILPLLVERYGEPYADSSCIPTYYVCRETRRFVTVALNGDGGDEAFGGYERYQAMLISENLQKLPIYLRNMISGLAGILPDSVNQKDTLRRLKRFLGSAGLPAGERYLRWAGILGEVRPDELYSDEFLKETRSSGPLAILEPYLNRPGKPDLLDRLLLADTSTYLPDDLLVKVDIASMANSLEARSPFLDHKLIEFAAKLPSDFKIRRGTKKYILRKAVKGLLPEENIRRRKMGFGMPVGQWFRGELKGFLCDTVLSAPSLKRGYFKPGAIKRMVEDHTSGKKDYAFQLWAILMLELWHKKFMDTAI
- a CDS encoding glycosyltransferase family 4 protein, whose protein sequence is MKVLFWVPYPHEGASNRYRIEQYLPYLEKEGISAALHPFWSSAAFKVLYEKGNYFKKVFFFLLGVASRFLDIFQLSGYDVVFVHREAFPLGSCFFESVVSFVRKPVIFDFDDAIFLPFTSPQNNFIEKYKKPQKIAKIVELSDYVIAGNDYLAEFALRHNRCVSVIPTPVDLDKYYPAAGDIREKVVVGWIGSVTTMDFLKPMTGVFAKLSERFPNIEFKIVGGDLDNGKIPGVICVPWSLEEELGQLRTFDIGIMPMPDNEWTRGKCGFKAILYMSMAIPSVCSPVGMNKEIIADGVNGFLASDEDQWLKKLTLLIEDSGLRKRMGIEAKKTVEERYSVKVNAPKFIAVLKEAYKKNRQGQI